CAGCCTGATCAATGAGCGCACCGGCTCAGATCCCCTGGAGCTGTTCGAGACGGCCGTGCGCAACGCCACCCCCCTGGTGGAGGTGCGGGCACGGCGTGTGGGCGGCGCCACCTATCAGGTGCCGATGGAAGTGCGCCAGGAACGCGGTACCGCCATGGCCCTCCGCTGGCTGGTGAACTTCTCCAGGGCCCGCAACGGCCGGAGCATGGCCCAGAAACTGGCGGGTGAGCTGATGGATGCCGCCAACGAAGCCGGCAGTGCCGTGCGCAAGCGGGAAGAGACCCACAAGATGGCGGAGGCGAACAAGGCCTTCGCGCACTACCGCTACTGATCCCTGGCGCGCCCCCGTGGCGCGATCAGCCCATCGCTGATCAGTACAGTATCGACTGTTTTTTGTAGACCTTTCGGAGACATCCCCCGTGGCTCGCGCCTTTCCACTGGAACGCGTCAGAAATATCGGCATCGCAGCCCACATCGACGCTGGCAAAACCACCACCACCGAGCGGATCCTCTTCTATTCCGGGGTGGTGCACAAGATCGGCGAGGTGCACGACGGTGCTGCCGTGACCGACTGGATGGCCCAGGAACGCGAGCGGGGTATCACGATCACGGCGGCGGCCATCTCCACGAGCTGGAAGGATCACCGCATCAACATCATTGATACCCCTGGACACGTCGACTTCACCATCGAAGTGGAGCGCTCCATGCGGGTGCTCGATGGCGTGATCGCCGTCTTCTGCGCTGTGGGCGGTGTCCAGCCCCAGTCGGAGACGGTCTGGCGGCAGGCTGACCGGTACAAGGTGCCGCGGATGGTGTTCGTCAACAAGATGGACCGTACCGGGGCCGACTTCCT
This portion of the Cyanobium sp. NIES-981 genome encodes:
- the rpsG gene encoding 30S ribosomal protein S7, which codes for MSRRNAAEKRPILPDPQFNSRLASMIVARLMKHGKKSTAQRILSDAFSLINERTGSDPLELFETAVRNATPLVEVRARRVGGATYQVPMEVRQERGTAMALRWLVNFSRARNGRSMAQKLAGELMDAANEAGSAVRKREETHKMAEANKAFAHYRY